CTCCTGCCGCGCCTCTCCCTGTCCTACGAGCTGAACCCGGACTGGACGGTGGGTGCGCTCTACAGCCGCGGGTACAACCCCGGCGGCGTGTCGCCGAATTTCACCACTTTTCGGTGGGAGGAGTTCGACGCCGAGACCATCGACAACTACGAGCTCTTCACCCGCGCGAGCCTGATGGGCGACCGGCTCTTCGTCACGGCGAACCTGTTCTACATGGATTATGCCGATGCGCAGTATAACATCCAGAACGCGGTGGCGCCGGGTGTGTTCAATATCTATACGATCAATGCCGAGGAATCCCATGCCTACGGGCTCGATCTCGGCGTCGATTTCGCGCCGAGCCAGGCGCTGCGCCTGAGCGGCAGCCTCGGCCTGCTCGAGACCAAGATCGAGGAGATCAGCCGGAACACGGATTTCGAAGGCAATGCCTTCGCCAAGGCCCCGCCCGTCACGCTGACGCTCGGCGCCGACTGGGGCGTGACGGACAGGCTCCGTCTCGGCGGACAACTGCGCCATGTCGGCGGCGATTACTATTCCGACGTGGGCAATACCGGCGACTACAAGGTCGGCGACTACACGATCGCCGACATCCAGGCCTCATATGCCATTGTCGAGGGGCTCGAAGTCTACGGCTACGTGAACAACCTCTTCGACGTGCGCGAGGCGACGTTCAAGCAGTTCAACCGCACCGGCGGCGGCACGGAAGCCTCGATCACGACGCCACGGACCGTCGGCATCGGTTTCCGCGGCACGTTCTGATCGCGATGGAACCGGGCGGGATGCGTCGTCGCGCTTCGCCGCCGACCGGGGAACGCGTGCAGCCTGTCGAGGGGGAGGATGGCGATCCGGTCGCGGAGAGCGGCCCGCTCACGCGACCGCGTCAGTCGGGACTGCGTTGCGCGATCAGGAAGGAGAGCTGCGCGAGGAGGCCGGCGGCGGCGAGGACGAGGGCGGCGGACAGCGCGGGGTTGCCGCCGATGCCGCTGAGCGCGGCGCAAAGCGCGCCGATCACCATCTGCATGCAGCCGTAGAGCCCCGAGGCCGATCCCGTCGCGGCTGGATTGAGGTTCAGCGCCTCCGACAGCGCCATGGGCGAGGCGATCCCCGCGCCATAGCTGAACAGCAGCATCAGCAGGACGGTGAGCGCCACGCCCAGCCCGCCCGTCAGCACCACCAGCAGGAACAGCAGGGCGCCGAGACAGCTGATCAGGTTGCCGGTGACCATGAGCCGTCCGGTGCGGATCCGGCCGGCCAGCCGGTTGGCGGTCAGGCTGCCGAACCAGGCGCCGAGGATGTTGAAGGCGAGATAGGCCGCGATCTCGCCTTCCGGCCGGTGCAGCTGGTCGACGAAGATGAAGGGCGCCGCGCCGATATAGGCATAGAGCGCGGTCGTGGCGAAGCTGCCGCCGATGGCATAGCCCAGAAATCCGCGGGACCGCAGAAGCCGGAGGTAGTTGCCCATTACCACGCGCAGGTCCCGTCCCTCGGCCTCCGGGCCGCGCGGCAGCCGGCGCCAGACCAGCAGCAGGTTCGCCAGCCCCAGCAGGCACAGGAGGAGGAAGATCGAGCGCCAGCCGGTGACCGCCGACAGTCCCGCGCCGACCAGGGGGGAAATGCCGGGGCCGGTCATGACGATCAGGTTCATCAGCGAGAGCTTCTTGGCCGCCGCCTCGTGGCTGTTCCCGTCCCGCACCATCGCCCGGCCGAGGACCAGGCCGGAGCCGCCGCCGATCGCCTCGAAGAAACGGGCCGCGATCAGCAGTTCGATCGTGGGGGAGAGGAAGGCGACCAGCCCGGACAGGGCATAGATGAACATGCCCGCGACCAGCACCGGGCGGCGCCCGTAGCGGTCGGCGACGGGGCCGTAGACGATCTGCGCCAGCGCCAGGCCCACGATATAGGCGCTGAGCGTCATCTGCGCCCCGCCGGCGGTGGTCCCGAAGGCATCCACCACCCGCGGCAGGGCCGGCACGAAGATGTGGATGGCCATCGTGCCGCTGAGCGTGAGCAATGCCAGCAGCCAGAGCGGCGCCGGGGCGCGCGCGGAGGGGGCGGTTTCGGACGGGTGGAGGGGCATGGTCATCCGGGGCTTTCGTGGTCGGGCCGGTCGGCGTCCAGCCGGTCAAGCACATGTTGCAGGACCTCGCGGGCGATCCGGATCCGCTCCTCGTCGAGGCCGGAGAGGACTTCGGCCTCGAGGCTGCCCGAAATGGCCAGCGCCCGCGCCGCCAGCGCCGCGCCCGCCGGGGACAGGCTCAGCGCCTTGGCGCGCCCGTCGCGCGGGTCGGGCGTGCTGAGCACCAGGCCGTCCGCCTCGAGCCGGGCGATGACCCGGACCAGGGAGGAACTGTCCAGCGACAGGGCGGCGGCGAGATCCTTCTGCCGGACCGGCTCTCCGGCGCGGGCGAGCTGGACGAGCGGCGCAAGGCCGGCCTCGGTGACACGGACGCCTTGCAGGCGCAGATCGACCGCCCGCCGCCAGCGCCGGCTCGCCTGGCCGATCAGCCTGCCCAGGCGGGGCGGCTCACCCTGCGTCTCGTCTTTGGACATGAGGATTCCTGCTGTTGCGAAAGATAGATGACATACAAACTATTTTGCCGCAATGCACGAAACTGCAACCGGGCCATGCGCGGACGGAGGGGGCGAGGCGGGTCCGGCGCGCGCCGGGACGAGGGCGGCGGGACTTCGCCGCGCGGGAGCGCCTCTACAGTTCGATCCGGAAGCGATAGCGGTCGGCCCGGTAGGTGATGATCGCGAATTCGACCGGCAGCCGGGCCGGGGAATGCGCGGTCCGCTGCGCGATCAGCACCGGATCCTGCGGGGCGAGACCGAGGTCGCGGTGCAGGTCCGGGCCGGCCAGCCCGGCCTCGATGAATTCGACGCCGCCGGTGATCTCCGTCCCCGCATGTTCGCGCAGCCAGTCGTAGAGCGACCCGTGGGTCAGCTGTTCGGCGGTGGGCGGTGCGATCTCGGCAAAGATATCCGCGCGGATGTAGGAGCGGCTGATGCCGATGAGGCGGCCGTTCGTCTTCAGCAGCCGCTTGAGGAAGAAGGGCTTGTCGGCCGAGGGTGTGCCGAGGGCCTGGCTGGCCTCTCCGGGGGGCGTGACGAAGCCGCAGTCGAGCACCTCGTAGCTTGCCGTCAGCCCGCGCGCCTTCATGTCCTCGGAAAAGCCGCGGATCTGGTGCATCTGCGTGTCGACCTTGCGATCCAGGACGATGGTGCCATGACCGGCCTGCCGGCTCACCAGCCCCTCGGACACGAGCTGTTGCATCGCGGCCCGCGCAATTCGCCTCGGCCTACAACCTCCAGCAACTGACGATCAACGCGGCGATCATTCTCGTGCTGGCGATCGGGCAGACCTATGTGATCATCTCCAACGGCATCGACCTTTCCGTGGGGTCGGTCCTCGTCTTCTGCTCGGTCGTTTCCGCGCAGATCATGCTGGCGCTGTCGGGAGAACCGGGAACCACCTTCGGCACCACCTCGGCGGGCTGGGGCGTCATCCTCGCGGGAACGGTCGCGGCCATCCTGACGGGGATCGCCTGGGGCCTGCTGAACGGCTTCCTCGTGGCGGTGGCGAAGATCCCGGCGCTGATCGTGACGCTGGGCACGCTGGGCATGGCGCTCGGCGGGGCGCAGATCCTGTCGGGCGGCACGGATGTGCGCGCGATGCCGGAGCTTCTGGTGACGCATGTCGGTTCGGGCCGCTTCCTCGGCCTTCCGACCCTGGTGGCGATCGCGGCGCTGGTCGTCGTGGTCGCGGGCCTGGTGCTGCACCTGACGCGGTTCGGCCTGCATACCTATGCGCTGGGGTCGAACATGGAAGGCGCCCGGCGCAGCGGCATCAGTGTCGTCCGCCAGACCCTCGGGGTCTATGCCGTCTCCGGCGCCATGGCCGGTATCGCCGCGGTGATGGCCAACGCGCGTTTCGCCACCACGACGATCAACGGTCACGCGATGGACAACCTGACCACGATTTCGGCCGTCGTGCTCGGCGGCACCAGCCTCTTCGGCGGCGTCGGCAGCGTCTTTGGCACGGTGGTGGGCGTCTTCATTCCGATCATCCTGCTGAACGGCTTCGTCATCCTCGGAATCCCGCCCTTCTGGCAGACGGTTGCCATGGGGGCGGTCCTGATCCTCGCCGTCTGGATCGACCAGCTCAAACGACGGCTCCGCAAGCGCGGCTGACGCGCGTCCCCTCCCAACAGGAAAGGTAAGAACATGAAAAAGATGATCACGACCACGGCCCTGCTGGCCTTTGCCGGCCTCGGCGCGGCACAGGCGCAGGACGCAGGGTCGGTCGCCCTGGTGCTGGGCGTCAGCGGCTCTCCCTTCTATCAGGTGCTTCAGTGCGGGGCGATGGCGCGCGCCGAAGAGCTTGGCCTCGATCTGACCGTGTCCGCGGGCGATCAGTTCGCCGCCGACAGCCAGATCCCGGTGGTGAACGCGGTGACGGCCGCGGGCCCGGACGTGGCCGCCATCGTGCCGACCGACATGCAGGCTCTGGTGCAGCCGATGCGGGAGCTGTCGGAGCGCGGGACCCGAGTCATCACCGTGGATCAGACCATCGCGGACAACAGCTTCGTGGAGACCGAGGTGCTGACGGACAACGAAGCCGGCGGCGGGATGGCCGCGGAGATCATGGCCGAGATCCTCGGCGGCGAGGGAAAGGTCCTGATCATCACCCAGCCGCCGGGGTCGCTGGCGCAGGATGCGCGCACGCGCGGCTTCGAGGACAAGATCGCGGAATATGAGGGCATCACCTATATCGGTGCACAGTACCAGTCCGACGATCCGCAGAAGGCGGCGGAGATCGTGACCTCGACCCTGTCGGCGCATCCCGATCTCGCGGGGATCTTTTCGACCAACGATCAGGGGGCGATCGGCGCGATCACCGGCCTGCGCCAGGCGGGCGCGGTGGGCCGCGTGAAGATGGTGGCCTATGATGCCGCCTCCGCCGAGGTCGCGGCCCTGAAGAACGGTGCGATCCAGGCGCTGATCGCCCAGAACCCCAAGCAGGAAGGGCAAGCGGCCATGGATGCCGCGCTGGCGCTGATCAACGGCGAGACGCTCGAGAAGACGACGATGACCGAACTCGTCGTCATCCGCGAGGACGAGCCGGACAAGGCCGACCAATACGAATACATCGCCGACTGCATGTGACCGGCGGTGTCGCGAAAACGGCCGGCCGCGCGGAGCCCCCGCGCGGCCGTTTCCGGGCGGCGGGCAGGGCGGGGCCGGCCTGTCGCGACACATCGTCAGGCAACCGCCGATCTCATCTATGACCTCGGAGCAGACCGTTTTCTGGCGCCGGGTGCGCGCGAGGAGCGTTTCGATGAGCCCACGGTCCACCTGATGCGGGACCTGTTCCCCACGTCGCCCGAACGCCGTTCTCCCGGATCATCCGGTGACCAGGAGGGCCGGCCGGAGCGGTGGGCCGAGATCTGGGACAGGTTCGTCGACCATATGGACGACGCGGGGTCCGGGATGGGGGAATTCCGCCCTTTCCGGTGGAGCCCGACGACTGACACGGCTTGAACCGTCCCCGACGCGGCACGCCACGACCGGCGGCGCCGGTCGCATCGACGGGCGTCAGGCGTGCGAGTCCAGAAGGCTCCGCAGTTGCGAGGGGAAAAGCTGCATCAGCCAGGTCTCGGTCCGTGCCTGTCCCTCCACCTCGACATACATGCGAAGGTCGATGGGCTCGTCGTCCTCCTCCGGGATCTCCGAGAAATCGAGATCGAAGATGGCGCGCCAGTAGCTCTCGCCCACGACGGGATAGGCCACAAGGCTCCCGGTGCTCCCGCGCGAGGTCGATACCACGGGCAGGATCGACGGATCGCGGTCGAGGCCCTCGAAACCGGTGTTCTCGAAATCGCACACGATCTTGACGATGCCCGGCGGTCTGGGCTGGCCGGGAATGCCGCCCGCACCGATGCGCGTCGCGATGAAACGCGCGGCATTCGGCGGCACGGGGGCGTCCTCGAACCAGGTCAGCCGATAGCTGAAACTGTGCTCGCGATCCTGCCCGCCGGGGGTCCACATCGCGACGATATTGTCGTGGATCTCGTCATCGGTGGACAGCTCGATCAGGGTCACGGCCCCGTCTCCCCAGTCCTCCTTCGGTTCGACCCAGACGGAGGCGCGTTTCTCGTAGAAAACGCCGTCGTCCTGATATTCCTCGAATGCCCGCTCGCGCTGCATCAGCCCGAATCCCTTTACTCCCGGCGCGGAGAACTCGGAGGCCATGGTCCGCGGCGGATTGTTGAGGGGGCGCCAGATCCGTTCGCCGTTGGCGGCGTGAATTTCCAGCCCGTCGCTGTCATGCACCTCCGGGCGCCAGTCCGGCGCCACATGGGCATTGGGCTTGCCGAACCAGTACATCGAAGTGAGCGGCGCGAGGCCAAGCCGCTCCACATCCGCGCGCAGGAAGACATGCGCCTCCACATCCTGTGCGACGCCTTCCTCGCCTCGGGCGGAGTAGATCCTGTAGGCCCCGGTCGCGCGCGGGCTTTCCAGAAGCGCATAGGCCGTCAGATCGCCATCCTCGCCCTGGTCGAGCCAGAAGCGGGTAAACCGCGGAAACTCCTCCGGTCCGCCCGCGATCGCCGTGTCCAGCGCCAGGCCGCGCACCGACATCCCGAACTGGCCGGAATAACCAGACGTCCGCCAGTAGGAGGCGCCGAGGAAGGCCATCCAGTCGTCGCCATCCGGCCGGTCCTGAACGCGGAAGCCTGCGAAGCCTTCCGTCCGTGTGAGCTGGTTGGCGGGGTTGTCGCCGGGGATGTCGAAGAATTCCTTCGAAAAGACCACCTCCCGCGCCATGCCGTCCTGTAGCGCATAGACATGCACCGGCTCGCGGAAATACCGCCCCGGAAAGAAGAACTGCACCGGCGAGGCCCCGTCTTCGTTCCACAGCGTGCGGTCTTTGCGGAACGCGATCTGGTTGTGACGGTCATAGTCGACCTGATCGAGAACATCGCCATCGGCGACACGCATCGGCACGAACTCCTCGCGCGCCAGGGACTGCGCGGTCTCGCGCAGCTGTGCGAAGGAGAACGGCTCGGCAGGCCCGAGCCCGGAGGATCCGGTGCTTCCCTTCTGCGCGCGGGCCAGCTCAGGCAGGAGAAAGAATGCGCCGGCGCCCACGGCGGAGGCAAGCATTCTGCGGCGGGAGAGTGCGATGTCAGACATGTCGTCCCTGTTGTCCCAGTTCGTTTCAGGCACAATCTGATCACCTGTTGCCAAAGGGTAAATCCCTTGAGGATGCAGCGGCAGAAGATCGCCTATAAGGGCCTATAAAGGAGGAGATGCAGGCGCCGATGAGCGCAATTTCCCTGCAAACCCGGAGGATCGGGTGCCGGGCGGGCCGATTTTCAGAACCGCAAGAGGGGGAGTGCGGACAGGTTCGGACATCTGCCGCAACGGGGCGATGCGGTGCAGACGCCAGATCCGACAGACCCGGAGGTCTCGGAATCTGATCATCTATCGACAGGTCTGCGGGCGGTCATGCAGACCGGTCGCAACTGGTGGAAGGAAAGCATGATTTACCCGCTCACAAGCAAAATGGAGCGGCTGACATGAAAGGCGGGACGTGGTGGCTGAGCTGGAAGAGGAACAGACGGCCGGGTGATCGACCGCCCTTGCAGGGAGCTACCTGGACCATCACCGGTCTCGCGTGCCTGCACTGCAAATATAGATCAAAGTCCGAAATCAAGGAAGGGGTCGATATCAAGACCCTACAGGGGATGAGAGCGCCGGACATGAGATTCAGGATTTGCTTGAGCTTATGGCGCGCATGATGCGGTCCGTCGATGAAGCGGTTGGCGACAGGCTTACCGGATCGACCGGCGTGGGAAGATCGGCGGCACCGGGATTGGAGCGCCTGTATTTGCGCCCGTGCCAGCCGATGCCGATGCGCCGGCCCCAGAGCGGATAGATCTCCTTCATCCAAACTCCCTTGATCCCGCGCAGGACACTGAGATCGCGGTGGGGCAGGGTATACATGTGAAGACCGGGTGGCCGCGATCAGGTTTCGCCATACGGTGTTCAGTCGGCGCTGCTGCGAAGGGCCAACGCCCCCCGAATTCTCCGGAAACGTATTGGAGTGAATTTTCCATTTGCCCGTGTGTCGTGATCAGACGGGGAGAATGATGTTCCGGGAAGCGGTGTGGCTCATCCTGGACCTTGTGCTTGCTGGCGGGTTTGGCCCAAAGGGGGGGACGCATCCTGCGGCAGGCGCGCGGCTATCGATCTGCCGCCACCGCGTGGCTGTAGCGCTCTCGCCCCAGGCTGCCATTTCCAGCCCCCCACTCGACCCGCTCTGCGTTACCGGAAACGGGAACAAGATCTCGGGCGAACAGGACATAGCCAGCCTCACGTCCGTATCAACTGTGAGCCGTCGCCACGGCTACATGGCGGACCTCATCAACTGCTTTCGCGCGCTACCGGGATCGAGTGAGGACCCGGACCGATTGAGTGCAGCGGTTGCCGCCACAAAGTCTTCGGTCACATCGCAAGGACAGGGTGTCCGGCCATGACGCAGATTGTCGCGCACGAAGGTATCGACATATGTGCGCCGGAAGATCCGTCAGTCCAAGGTACCCTTCCCCAGCTGTTTCCCTGCTTGCCGCGCAGGGGCCATCACGGGCCGCGTCATGGCAGCGGCCCATGATACGGGGATGTCAGCTGTCCTCGCCGGAGCGCAGGTCCGCGACGGTGCCTGCATCGACAGATCCCGAGGCATCGTTGCTCCAGGCGCTGCGCAAGAAGGAGGCGAGGGTGGCCACCTCCGCGTCCGAGAGCCGGTCGGCGAAGCCCGGCATGCGCAGGGCGTAGGGGCGCTTTTCGGTTGAGGGAAGGGCGCCGCCTTCGAGGATCATCGAGATGAGGCCGGTGGGCTCGCCCGCCTGAACGATCGAGCTGCCGTCGAGCTCGGGGAAGACCTCGTCCGCACCCTTGCCGTCGACGAAATGGCAGGCCCCGCAATTGTCGAGGTACAGGCGCGCACCTTCGGGCATGTTCGGATCTGCAGACGCAAGCATCCGTTCGGTCTCGGTCGCGGGGGCGTCCGCGAGGCGCTCGGCAAGGCCGCCCGAGGGCGGGTCCTGCGCTGTGGCCCCGCCATTGCCGTCAAGGCTAACGAGGTAGCGTGATACCGCTATGAGGTCGTCCTCCGTAAAGTATTGCGTACTGTCCTCGACCACCAGCAGCATCTCGCCGTTGATCGCGGCATGGGCGTTGCGCCCGGTGCCGAGGATCTGTGCCACCTCCTCGGCGGTCCAGCCGGCGATGGCGCTGTCCTCGCCGCGCAGGGCGGGGGCGGTCCAGCCCGCGACGACGCCGCCGGCCAGGAAGCCGGGGTCGTCCGCGGTGTACCCCTCCTGCACGAAGAGCATGTTGCGCGGGCTGTGGCAGGCTCCGCAATGGCCCGGACCTTCGACGAGGTAGGCACCGCGCCGCAACGGGTCGTCCGATGTCGCGCCCGAGGCAAAGCCGACCTCTGGCATCGCGACCCATTTCCACGCCCGTAGACCCCAGCGCTGGTCGAAGGGGAAGGGCAGGTCATTGGCGGCAACCTCGTTGCGCACCGGGTCCAGTTCCTCGATGAAGTAATGGTACAGACCGGCGATGTCGGTCTCGGTGAGTCCCCGGTAGTTGGTGTAGGGCATCGCCGGATAGAGGTGGTGCCCCTCGTCGTCGAGCCCGTCGACCAGCGCCCCGCGGAACTCGGCAAGGGTCCAGCCACCGATGCCGGTCTCGGGGTCCGGGGTGATGTTGGCCGAGTGGAGTGTGCCCACCGGGCTTTCAATGGGCCGCCCGCCGGCAAAGGGCGCGCCGCCCTCGGCGGTATGGCAGGCAGCGCAATCGGCGAGGCGCATCGCGTATTCGCCGTGGTCCTTGGGCTCCGGGCCACCGGAGGCCACCTGCTGCGGGGCGCTGCGCGAGACCGGCCAGAAGATGAATGCCGCCAGGGCGACAAGGCCGACGATCACCAGCGCGGCGAGGGTGCGGAGGAAAGTCTTCATGATGGCATCTCCTCAGACCAGGGGCCGCGGGTTCGGCAGGTAATCGTTGATGATGGCGTCGGTGGTCCAGTAGGCCAGCGCACCCACCGCGCCGGTCGGGTTGTACTGGATGTTCTGCGGGAAGGCGGAGGCCCCGAGCACGAAGACATTGTGCTGCCCCCAGGCCTGCTGGAAGCGGTTGATCGACGAGGTCTGTGGGTTCTCGCCCATGATCGCGCCGCCGACGTTGTGCGTCGTTTGGTAGGGGCGCACGTCGTAGATGGCACCGTCCTCCTTGTAGCTCGACTGCCAGCTGTCGGGCTCCATGGCCTCGACGATCTCTTCGATGCGCTGGCGCATGAACTGAGTCATGCGGATGTCGTTGTCCTTCCAGTCGAAGGTCAGGCGCAGCAGGGGCCGCCCGTGCGGGTCGGTGTAGGTCGGATCGAGATCGAGATAGCAGTCGCGGTAGGACATGTTCGATCCGTGAGAGCCGAGCGAGGTGGAATGGCCGTAATGCGTCCCCACCGCCTGTTTCCAGTCCGCGCCCCAGCTAGGTGTGCCCTCGGGCACCGCGATACCCCGGATCGGCTGGCCGTTGGAATGGCCGCAGGTCATGTAGCTGCCGCCGATGAAGCCCTCGGCGGCGTAGTCGATCTGCTCCATGCCGAAATCGTTGATCGACATGCCCGACGAGCCGGCCGCCACGAAGGGATTGAACTGGCGGTCTTCGAAGAACATCGTGGTGCCGCCGTTCATCTGGTAGCTGTAGTTCTTGCCGGTGGTGCCGGTGCCGCTGCGCGGATCGTAGGGCTCGCCGATGCCCGACAACAGCATCAGGTGGACGTTGTGGATCGAGTAGGCGGCGAGGATCACGATGTCGGCGGGCTGCGTCACCTCTTCCTCGGCCTCGGCATCCCAGTAGGTGACGCCGGTGGCGGTCTGCCCGTCCTCGGCCAAAGTCACGCGCAGCACCTCGGAGTTCACGCGGTAGTTGAAATTCTCATACCGCTTCAGCGCGTCCAGAATGCAGGTCTGCGGCGAGGATTTCGAGTAATTCAGGCATCCGTAGCGGGCGCAGAATCCGCAGTAGTTGCAGGGGCCGAGCTGCATTCCGTACTCGTTCACATGCGGAGCCGAGGCATTGGCGGCCGGGCGCGGGAAGGGGTGGTAGCCCATCTGCCGCGCGACTTCGGCGAAATGCAGGCCGTCGGGCTGCTGTGCCAGCGGCGGCAGGGGATAGCCGCGCGAGCGGCTGGACTCGAACGGGTTGCCTCCCTCGAGCGTCTCGCCGTTCACAACGCCGGCCTGTCCCGAGATCCCGGCCATGTATTCGAAGCGGTCGTAGTAGGGCTCCAATTCCTCGGCGGTGATGCCCCAGTCCTGGATCGTCATGTTCTCCGGGATGACGTCTGCGCCGAAACTCTCCTCCACGTAGGAGCGCAGGCGATATTCCTGTGCCTGCGGACGCCAGGTCTGGCCGTTCCAGTGGATGCCCGCGCCTCCGACGCCGTCACCGGGCAGGAAGGATCCGAGCCGGCGATAGGGCAGCGCCTCCTCGTCCAGGCTGCGGCGGATGGTCAGCGTCGACTGCTTCGGCCGCTGCATGTAGCCGTAACGGATGCCGAAGCGCAGCTCGTCGATGACCTCGGGATACTTGAAGTCGGGCACTGTGGAGCGGTCCGGCCCGCGTTCCAGCGCGAGGATGTTGAGCCCTTCCTTTGCCAGTTCGATCCCGGCTATGGCGCCGGTCCAGCCGAGGCCGACGATGACCACATCGCGTTTGGTGTCGGTTCTTGCCATGGGTCAGGCCCTTTCGCCGGAGATGGAGACGGGGCCGAGCGGGTAGTCTTCCTCGCGTCCGACCCATTCGGCATAGCTGCCCCGCGCACCGGGGAAGCCGATGTAGCTCCAGGCGGCCATGCCCGCGTTGCCGCCGTACATCGGATCGGCGAAATAGCCTTCCTTGGTGTTCTGCACGAGTAGCGCGAAGAACTCCTTGAGCTCCGGGGCAAGGCCGAAGGCGGTGCTTCCGCCCGTGTTCATCGCGCCGCCGCCGCTGTCCTCGGCCATGTCTTGTGTGCTGCCGCTGGTCGACGGGCTTTCCTCGAGCGCGCTCAGCACCTCGTCCTGCTGTGTCGGGTCGAGATCGGCGAAGACGCTGCC
The nucleotide sequence above comes from Celeribacter indicus. Encoded proteins:
- a CDS encoding TonB-dependent receptor gives rise to the protein MATRPYDDLDNAYATSLPGWEIEVNSAALDIDYDFFNGIRLFNQLQVSKSDVDRVTGVASGDAVISSEEISNEFRLSFGESGDRLSGLVGLYARKVESDDRLWMYVTKADGVGADTQYDDTKTYLGLFGEVTWNFAERWSLNAGLRAERDRIEREGQSAYITEPADYDETFTELLPRLSLSYELNPDWTVGALYSRGYNPGGVSPNFTTFRWEEFDAETIDNYELFTRASLMGDRLFVTANLFYMDYADAQYNIQNAVAPGVFNIYTINAEESHAYGLDLGVDFAPSQALRLSGSLGLLETKIEEISRNTDFEGNAFAKAPPVTLTLGADWGVTDRLRLGGQLRHVGGDYYSDVGNTGDYKVGDYTIADIQASYAIVEGLEVYGYVNNLFDVREATFKQFNRTGGGTEASITTPRTVGIGFRGTF
- a CDS encoding multidrug effflux MFS transporter, which encodes MTMPLHPSETAPSARAPAPLWLLALLTLSGTMAIHIFVPALPRVVDAFGTTAGGAQMTLSAYIVGLALAQIVYGPVADRYGRRPVLVAGMFIYALSGLVAFLSPTIELLIAARFFEAIGGGSGLVLGRAMVRDGNSHEAAAKKLSLMNLIVMTGPGISPLVGAGLSAVTGWRSIFLLLCLLGLANLLLVWRRLPRGPEAEGRDLRVVMGNYLRLLRSRGFLGYAIGGSFATTALYAYIGAAPFIFVDQLHRPEGEIAAYLAFNILGAWFGSLTANRLAGRIRTGRLMVTGNLISCLGALLFLLVVLTGGLGVALTVLLMLLFSYGAGIASPMALSEALNLNPAATGSASGLYGCMQMVIGALCAALSGIGGNPALSAALVLAAAGLLAQLSFLIAQRSPD
- a CDS encoding MarR family winged helix-turn-helix transcriptional regulator, producing MSKDETQGEPPRLGRLIGQASRRWRRAVDLRLQGVRVTEAGLAPLVQLARAGEPVRQKDLAAALSLDSSSLVRVIARLEADGLVLSTPDPRDGRAKALSLSPAGAALAARALAISGSLEAEVLSGLDEERIRIAREVLQHVLDRLDADRPDHESPG
- a CDS encoding GntR family transcriptional regulator; protein product: MQQLVSEGLVSRQAGHGTIVLDRKVDTQMHQIRGFSEDMKARGLTASYEVLDCGFVTPPGEASQALGTPSADKPFFLKRLLKTNGRLIGISRSYIRADIFAEIAPPTAEQLTHGSLYDWLREHAGTEITGGVEFIEAGLAGPDLHRDLGLAPQDPVLIAQRTAHSPARLPVEFAIITYRADRYRFRIEL
- a CDS encoding ABC transporter permease encodes the protein MLAIGQTYVIISNGIDLSVGSVLVFCSVVSAQIMLALSGEPGTTFGTTSAGWGVILAGTVAAILTGIAWGLLNGFLVAVAKIPALIVTLGTLGMALGGAQILSGGTDVRAMPELLVTHVGSGRFLGLPTLVAIAALVVVVAGLVLHLTRFGLHTYALGSNMEGARRSGISVVRQTLGVYAVSGAMAGIAAVMANARFATTTINGHAMDNLTTISAVVLGGTSLFGGVGSVFGTVVGVFIPIILLNGFVILGIPPFWQTVAMGAVLILAVWIDQLKRRLRKRG
- a CDS encoding ABC transporter substrate-binding protein codes for the protein MKKMITTTALLAFAGLGAAQAQDAGSVALVLGVSGSPFYQVLQCGAMARAEELGLDLTVSAGDQFAADSQIPVVNAVTAAGPDVAAIVPTDMQALVQPMRELSERGTRVITVDQTIADNSFVETEVLTDNEAGGGMAAEIMAEILGGEGKVLIITQPPGSLAQDARTRGFEDKIAEYEGITYIGAQYQSDDPQKAAEIVTSTLSAHPDLAGIFSTNDQGAIGAITGLRQAGAVGRVKMVAYDAASAEVAALKNGAIQALIAQNPKQEGQAAMDAALALINGETLEKTTMTELVVIREDEPDKADQYEYIADCM
- a CDS encoding glucan biosynthesis protein, which gives rise to MSDIALSRRRMLASAVGAGAFFLLPELARAQKGSTGSSGLGPAEPFSFAQLRETAQSLAREEFVPMRVADGDVLDQVDYDRHNQIAFRKDRTLWNEDGASPVQFFFPGRYFREPVHVYALQDGMAREVVFSKEFFDIPGDNPANQLTRTEGFAGFRVQDRPDGDDWMAFLGASYWRTSGYSGQFGMSVRGLALDTAIAGGPEEFPRFTRFWLDQGEDGDLTAYALLESPRATGAYRIYSARGEEGVAQDVEAHVFLRADVERLGLAPLTSMYWFGKPNAHVAPDWRPEVHDSDGLEIHAANGERIWRPLNNPPRTMASEFSAPGVKGFGLMQRERAFEEYQDDGVFYEKRASVWVEPKEDWGDGAVTLIELSTDDEIHDNIVAMWTPGGQDREHSFSYRLTWFEDAPVPPNAARFIATRIGAGGIPGQPRPPGIVKIVCDFENTGFEGLDRDPSILPVVSTSRGSTGSLVAYPVVGESYWRAIFDLDFSEIPEEDDEPIDLRMYVEVEGQARTETWLMQLFPSQLRSLLDSHA
- a CDS encoding c-type cytochrome; this translates as MKTFLRTLAALVIVGLVALAAFIFWPVSRSAPQQVASGGPEPKDHGEYAMRLADCAACHTAEGGAPFAGGRPIESPVGTLHSANITPDPETGIGGWTLAEFRGALVDGLDDEGHHLYPAMPYTNYRGLTETDIAGLYHYFIEELDPVRNEVAANDLPFPFDQRWGLRAWKWVAMPEVGFASGATSDDPLRRGAYLVEGPGHCGACHSPRNMLFVQEGYTADDPGFLAGGVVAGWTAPALRGEDSAIAGWTAEEVAQILGTGRNAHAAINGEMLLVVEDSTQYFTEDDLIAVSRYLVSLDGNGGATAQDPPSGGLAERLADAPATETERMLASADPNMPEGARLYLDNCGACHFVDGKGADEVFPELDGSSIVQAGEPTGLISMILEGGALPSTEKRPYALRMPGFADRLSDAEVATLASFLRSAWSNDASGSVDAGTVADLRSGEDS
- a CDS encoding GMC family oxidoreductase — encoded protein: MARTDTKRDVVIVGLGWTGAIAGIELAKEGLNILALERGPDRSTVPDFKYPEVIDELRFGIRYGYMQRPKQSTLTIRRSLDEEALPYRRLGSFLPGDGVGGAGIHWNGQTWRPQAQEYRLRSYVEESFGADVIPENMTIQDWGITAEELEPYYDRFEYMAGISGQAGVVNGETLEGGNPFESSRSRGYPLPPLAQQPDGLHFAEVARQMGYHPFPRPAANASAPHVNEYGMQLGPCNYCGFCARYGCLNYSKSSPQTCILDALKRYENFNYRVNSEVLRVTLAEDGQTATGVTYWDAEAEEEVTQPADIVILAAYSIHNVHLMLLSGIGEPYDPRSGTGTTGKNYSYQMNGGTTMFFEDRQFNPFVAAGSSGMSINDFGMEQIDYAAEGFIGGSYMTCGHSNGQPIRGIAVPEGTPSWGADWKQAVGTHYGHSTSLGSHGSNMSYRDCYLDLDPTYTDPHGRPLLRLTFDWKDNDIRMTQFMRQRIEEIVEAMEPDSWQSSYKEDGAIYDVRPYQTTHNVGGAIMGENPQTSSINRFQQAWGQHNVFVLGASAFPQNIQYNPTGAVGALAYWTTDAIINDYLPNPRPLV